DNA from Mucilaginibacter mallensis:
AAAATATTTTTGCCTTGTTCTTGTTTCAATTTAAGTACTTCGTCTTGAAGGCCCGTACGAACAATTTTCGTTTTATTTCCTTCAGGGCTGTCTAATGATTGTGAGAAAACAATGATTTTGTCGACGGCGTCAAATGCCTGGGCAAATTCGATATCTTCTTTTCTATCCCCGGAAGGATTTTTCACCACATCGGGCCAATAAGGAACCATCAATTGGTAAGTTTTACGCCCGTAGAGGAATGTGTCAGCATCTCGTGTGAGGTGCATGAAATACTCCATTGTTTCTTCATCGGGATAGAATTTGATATGGTCGCAGCAACCATCTAAGGTGGTGTTGATTGCATAAATTACATTTCTCATTTGATTAGTTTTAGTTTTGATTTTTCTGATCTGTTTTGCAGCGTAAAGATCAAAAATAAAATACTGCGTCCATCGCGGTGAGGGCGATCCGCGACAAAAAAAGGGGTGTTTAAGCCAAAGGCTATATCTCATCTAAAGTGATAAAAACAGTCTTACGAAAAGAGAAAATGTCATTATTCACAGCTGATCATACACATAGCTACTCGCTTCGCAAGCTTTTAACCGGATTAGCCAATGCAGCGCGGATGCTTTGATAGCTGACGGTTGCCAACGTGATTAATACCGCACCAACGCCAGTCAGCGCGAAAATCCACCAGGACAATTGGGCGTGATAGGTGTAGTGGCTGAGCCAGCTATGCATTACGTAATAAGATACAGGTGTAGCGATCAGGATGGCGATAACGATCAATACGACAAAATCCTTGGATAATAAGCTCCATAATCCAATAACGGTAGCGCCAAGTACCTTACGTACGCCGATCTCTTTGACCCGCTGTTCCGCCATAAAGGAGGCCATCCCGAACAGGCCCAGGCAACTGATGAAAATGGCTAATGCCGCAAATGCAGAGGCTAGCTTACCTACCCGTTCTTCATCAGTAAATTTTTGGGCGTACGCATCATCAACGAACTGGTAAGAAAAGGGTACTGAGGGCATATATCGCTGGCAAATGCCGGCTATCTTGCTGATCGCTTCATGGCTGCTCATGGCAGGATTGATCCGCAGGATCATGGAATCAAAGTTAGTGTCGCCAATATAAAAAATAGTTTGCTTGGCGGGCTCATAAGGCGAACCCATCACCATATCCCTTACCACGCCGATGACTTTATAAACCTTGTTATTCTTTCCGAAGTTAAGATTTTGACCTACAGGGTCTTTCAATCCCATGTATTTTACTGCCGTCTCATTCAGCACAACGGCCGAAGAATCCGTCAGGAACCTCGTTGAGAAATCCCTGCCAGCTATAAACTGCCAGCCTACAGTCTTTCCATACGCTGTCGTAACGCGGATATTCGCAAAGTCCACTGCCAGTGCCGGATCCTTCCCTGTCCAACTCACATCGTAGCGGTTATTATAAACTGCGGTGGCTGGGCTCGACGAGCGGGTCATTTCTTTCACTGCTCCGGAACCGATCATATCCTGACGCAACGCACCAAACTGATTTCCTAATATGTGGTCGTTCGTCTCAATGTTAACCAGTCCGGCCCTGGTATAGCCAACGGGACGGTCCTGTGCGAACTTTACCTGCCTGAAAACAACGATGGTGCCCACAATCAAAATAATGGAAACGGTGAATTGAGTGACCACTAATACCTTTCGGGGGATAGCCGCCATGGGGCCTGCTTTGAACGTTCCTTTTAACACCTTTACCGGGTTAAAGGAGGAAAGATATAAGGCCGGGTAACTGCCGGCAATGATCCCGGTTAACAAGGTAAATCCCAGGCCCGCCAGCCAAAAATAAGGGGTGGTCCAAAACGCAGGCATTTCCTTGCCCGCCAGCTCGTTGAAAGCGGGAAGGCCTAACTTGATCAGGAACAAGGAAAGGCCGAAGGCCAGCAACGCAGTTAGTAAAGATTCGGTGTAAAATT
Protein-coding regions in this window:
- a CDS encoding dihydrofolate reductase family protein, coding for MRNVIYAINTTLDGCCDHIKFYPDEETMEYFMHLTRDADTFLYGRKTYQLMVPYWPDVVKNPSGDRKEDIEFAQAFDAVDKIIVFSQSLDSPEGNKTKIVRTGLQDEVLKLKQEQGKNILTGGVNIPSQLAELGLIDEYHIVVHPIVIGEGRRLFDGINLQEKLQLKLVESTVFKSGSVALRYLKQ
- a CDS encoding ABC transporter permease, with protein sequence MIKNHLKVAWRNPIKNKASSFINIGGLAVGMTVALLIGIWIAGELSFDQYHENYNRLAQVMQNKTFNGTVTTQVATSLPVEEMLRRDFASNFKHTGVTFWTGSHILATGEKKVALPGTYVTPEIPEMFTLKMIKGSRNSLNGASSILLSRSAAVALFGHTDPLGKVIRFDEQGSLAVSGVYEDLPVNTTFHKLMYMVSWGYFTATQDWLKRAGTDWGEDSFHVFVQVANNVNIQELSAKIRDIKAKNGGPSEAKTNPDLFLQPMRNWHLYEEFKNGVNTGGAIQYVWLFAIVGVFVLLLACINFMNLSTARSEKRAKEVGIRKAVGSVRGQLIAQFYTESLLTALLAFGLSLFLIKLGLPAFNELAGKEMPAFWTTPYFWLAGLGFTLLTGIIAGSYPALYLSSFNPVKVLKGTFKAGPMAAIPRKVLVVTQFTVSIILIVGTIVVFRQVKFAQDRPVGYTRAGLVNIETNDHILGNQFGALRQDMIGSGAVKEMTRSSSPATAVYNNRYDVSWTGKDPALAVDFANIRVTTAYGKTVGWQFIAGRDFSTRFLTDSSAVVLNETAVKYMGLKDPVGQNLNFGKNNKVYKVIGVVRDMVMGSPYEPAKQTIFYIGDTNFDSMILRINPAMSSHEAISKIAGICQRYMPSVPFSYQFVDDAYAQKFTDEERVGKLASAFAALAIFISCLGLFGMASFMAEQRVKEIGVRKVLGATVIGLWSLLSKDFVVLIVIAILIATPVSYYVMHSWLSHYTYHAQLSWWIFALTGVGAVLITLATVSYQSIRAALANPVKSLRSE